A single region of the Chiroxiphia lanceolata isolate bChiLan1 chromosome 22, bChiLan1.pri, whole genome shotgun sequence genome encodes:
- the TMEM51 gene encoding transmembrane protein 51 isoform X2 → MMAQSRANGSHYALTAIGLGMLVLGIIMAVWNLVPGFGPPEKPATPAGNSSKPDRGSGGILKSKTFSVAYVLVGAGLLLLLLSLCLSVRDKKRQSEEIAIAHVQRHVAAEPSQQEDSQEEDEDVSSSQYYVPSYEEVMNTGYSEPRDSDRSNRLSVSLPSYESLTGLDESSQAPGAAGTEPGTERQPSRHSSRLSKRLKPLKVRRIKSEKLHLKDIRLNLDQGNSTVPITIEPLTPPPKYEEIQEKAPVSQQMP, encoded by the exons ATGATGGCCCAGTCCCGGGCCAACGGCTCCCACTACGCCCTGACAGCCATCGGGCTGGGGATGCTCGTCCTCGGCATCATCATGGCTGTCTGGAACCTCGTCCCGGGCTTCGGGCCCCCCGAGAAACCCGCCACCCCCGCCGGGAACAGCAGCAAACCCGACCGTGGCTCCGGGGGCATCCTGAAGAGCAAGACCTTCTCGGTGGCCTACGTGttggtgggagcagggctgctcctgctcctgctctccctctgcctcagcGTCCGGGACAAGAAGAGGCAGAGCGAGGAAATCGCCATCGCCCACGTGCAGCGCCACGTGGCTGCGGAGCCCTCGCAGCAGGAGGACAG TCAAGAAGAGGATGAAGACGTGTCCTCCTCCCAGTACTACGTCCCCAGCTACGAGGAGGTGATGAACACGGGCTACTCAGAGCCCAGAGACTCGGACAGGAGCAACAGGCTGAGCGTCTCCCTGCCCTCCTACGAGTCTCTGACGGGGCTGGATGAGAGCAGCCaggctccaggagctgcaggcacagagccAGGCACGGAGAGACAGCCCAGCCGGCACAGCTCCCGCCTCAGCAAGCGCCTGAAGCCGCTGAAGGTCCGGAGGATCAAGTCAGAGAAGCTGCACCTGAAGGACATCAGGCTAAACCTGGACCAGGGGAACAGCACTGTCCCTATCACGATAGAGCCCCTCACCCCTCCGCCCAAGTACGAGGAGATCCAGGAGAAAGCGCCGGTGAGCCAGCAAAtgccttaa
- the TMEM51 gene encoding transmembrane protein 51 isoform X1, which yields MMAQSRANGSHYALTAIGLGMLVLGIIMAVWNLVPGFGPPEKPATPAGNSSKPDRGSGGILKSKTFSVAYVLVGAGLLLLLLSLCLSVRDKKRQSEEIAIAHVQRHVAAEPSQQEDSLNSLPSSQEEDEDVSSSQYYVPSYEEVMNTGYSEPRDSDRSNRLSVSLPSYESLTGLDESSQAPGAAGTEPGTERQPSRHSSRLSKRLKPLKVRRIKSEKLHLKDIRLNLDQGNSTVPITIEPLTPPPKYEEIQEKAPVSQQMP from the exons ATGATGGCCCAGTCCCGGGCCAACGGCTCCCACTACGCCCTGACAGCCATCGGGCTGGGGATGCTCGTCCTCGGCATCATCATGGCTGTCTGGAACCTCGTCCCGGGCTTCGGGCCCCCCGAGAAACCCGCCACCCCCGCCGGGAACAGCAGCAAACCCGACCGTGGCTCCGGGGGCATCCTGAAGAGCAAGACCTTCTCGGTGGCCTACGTGttggtgggagcagggctgctcctgctcctgctctccctctgcctcagcGTCCGGGACAAGAAGAGGCAGAGCGAGGAAATCGCCATCGCCCACGTGCAGCGCCACGTGGCTGCGGAGCCCTCGCAGCAGGAGGACAG CCTTAACTCTCTCCCCTCCAGTCAAGAAGAGGATGAAGACGTGTCCTCCTCCCAGTACTACGTCCCCAGCTACGAGGAGGTGATGAACACGGGCTACTCAGAGCCCAGAGACTCGGACAGGAGCAACAGGCTGAGCGTCTCCCTGCCCTCCTACGAGTCTCTGACGGGGCTGGATGAGAGCAGCCaggctccaggagctgcaggcacagagccAGGCACGGAGAGACAGCCCAGCCGGCACAGCTCCCGCCTCAGCAAGCGCCTGAAGCCGCTGAAGGTCCGGAGGATCAAGTCAGAGAAGCTGCACCTGAAGGACATCAGGCTAAACCTGGACCAGGGGAACAGCACTGTCCCTATCACGATAGAGCCCCTCACCCCTCCGCCCAAGTACGAGGAGATCCAGGAGAAAGCGCCGGTGAGCCAGCAAAtgccttaa
- the KAZN gene encoding kazrin isoform X3, giving the protein MKEMLTKDLEETHGSKSPEVLSATELKVQLAQKEQELARAKEALQAMKADRKRLKGEKTDLVSQMQQLYATLESREEQLRDFIRNYEQHRKESEDAVKALAKEKDLLEREKWELRRQAKEATDHASALRSQLDLKDNRMKELEAELAMAKQSLATLTKDVPKRHSLAMPGETVLNGNQEWVMQADLPLTAAIRQSQQTLYHSHPQHSADRQAVRVSPCHSRQPSIISDASAAEGDRSSTPSDINSPRHRTHSLCNGDSPGPVQKNLHNPIVQSLEDLEDQKRKKKKEKMGFGSISRVFARGKQRKSLDPGLFDGTAPDYYIEEDADW; this is encoded by the exons ATGAAGGAAATGCTGACCAAGGACCTGGAGGAGACGCACGGCAGCAAGTCCCCGGAGGTGCTCTCGGCCACCGAGCTGAAGGTGCAGCTGGcgcagaaggagcaggagctggcacGTGCCAAGGAGGCTCTGCAGG CCATGAAAGCCGACCGCAAGCGCTTGAAGGGGGAGAAGACAGACCTGGTGAGCCAGATGCAGCAGCTGTACGCCACGCTGGAGAGCCGGGAGGAGCAGCTCCGGGACTTCATCCGCAACTACGAGCAGCACAGGAAA GAGAGCGAGGACGCAGTGAAAGCCCTGGCGAAGGAGAAGGACCTCCTGGAGCGGGAGAAGTGGGAGCTGCGGCGACAAGCCAAGGAGGCGACGGACCACGCCAGTGCCCTGCGCTCCCAGCTCGACCTGAAAGACAACCGCATGAAGGAGCTGGAGGCCGAGCTGGCCATG GCCAAGCAATCCCTGGCCACGCTGACCAAGGACGTCCCCAAGCGCCATTCCTTGGCCATGCCGGGCGAGACGGTGCTGAACGGGAACCAGGAGTGGGTGATGCAGGCTGACCTCCCGCTGACCGCCGCCATCCGGCAGAGCCAGCAGACCCTCTACCACTCACACCCCCAGCACTCGGCGGACCGGCAAG cGGTCAGAGTGAGCCCCTGCCATTCCCGGCAGCCGTCCATCATCTCCGACGCCTCCGCGGCCGAGGGCGACCGGTCGTCCACGCCGAGTGACATCAACTCCCCCCGGCATCGAACACACTCGCTCTGCAAC GGGGACAGTCCTGGACCGGTACAGAAGAACTTGCACAACCCAATCGTACAG TCTCTAGAGGACCTGGAAGACCAAAAAcggaaaaagaagaaagagaagatggGCTTTGGCTCCATCTCCAGGGTGTTTGCCCGGGGGAAGCAGCGCAAGTCCCTCGACCCGGGGCTCTTCGACGGGACGGCCCCCGACTACTACATCGAGGAGGACGCGGACTGGTGA